In the genome of Spartinivicinus poritis, one region contains:
- a CDS encoding MotA/TolQ/ExbB proton channel family protein: MKELIVAGGWLMLPILICSILALAIIIERAWTLRPSKIAPKHTLALVWKWIKNKQLDSKRLKELKGSSPLGQILAAGLSNSKHGREIMKEGIEEAASGVVHDLERFLNSLGTIAAITPLLGLLGTVIGMIKVFAEIQISGTGNADALAGGISEALITTAAGLTIAIPALIMHRFYVRRVDELVIAMEQEATKLVEVLHGEREVDYSEVSK, from the coding sequence GTGAAAGAACTCATTGTAGCCGGTGGCTGGCTAATGCTGCCAATTCTTATTTGTTCTATTCTTGCCTTGGCTATTATTATCGAGCGTGCCTGGACACTAAGGCCCTCAAAAATTGCACCTAAACATACGCTAGCCTTGGTTTGGAAATGGATTAAAAATAAACAGTTGGATAGCAAACGACTTAAAGAACTAAAAGGCAGCTCCCCATTAGGGCAAATTTTGGCTGCGGGTTTAAGCAACTCAAAGCACGGCCGTGAAATCATGAAAGAGGGAATTGAAGAAGCTGCCTCTGGGGTTGTTCATGATTTGGAACGCTTTTTGAACAGCTTAGGCACCATCGCTGCGATCACGCCATTATTAGGCTTGTTGGGTACGGTTATCGGTATGATTAAAGTGTTTGCCGAAATTCAGATTTCTGGTACAGGTAATGCAGATGCATTGGCTGGTGGTATTTCAGAAGCACTGATCACAACAGCGGCAGGTCTGACAATTGCCATCCCAGCACTGATTATGCACCGGTTTTATGTGCGCCGAGTGGATGAGCTGGTGATTGCTATGGAGCAAGAGGCTACAAAGCTGGTAGAAGTGCTTCATGGTGAACGTGAAGTGGATTACAGTGAGGTAAGCAAGTGA
- a CDS encoding ExbD/TolR family protein, with the protein MKFRRQLTEEVSVNLTPLIDVVFLLLIFFMVTTTFTKETHLSVDLPEATGEPVDNKPDQIEILISKTGEYAVNTKSLVNTSIKTLKTALQKESKGNNKLPLVITSDANAPYQAVVTAMDAAGQLGFVHLSITTQEKSKEE; encoded by the coding sequence GTGAAGTTTCGCAGGCAACTAACGGAAGAGGTTTCCGTTAACCTCACCCCATTGATTGATGTGGTGTTTTTGCTGCTGATCTTCTTTATGGTAACCACCACATTTACCAAAGAAACCCATTTAAGTGTTGATTTACCAGAAGCCACAGGCGAACCGGTTGATAATAAGCCTGATCAAATTGAAATCTTGATCAGTAAAACCGGTGAATATGCAGTGAATACCAAGTCGCTAGTTAATACGTCAATTAAAACATTGAAAACAGCACTGCAAAAAGAGTCGAAAGGCAATAACAAACTGCCATTAGTCATCACTTCTGATGCCAATGCACCTTATCAAGCGGTAGTGACAGCAATGGATGCAGCAGGTCAATTGGGATTTGTCCACTTAAGCATTACTACCCAAGAAAAGTCAAAAGAAGAGTAG
- a CDS encoding Trm112 family protein, whose protein sequence is MDKKLLEILACPLCKGELKYDQEHQELICRHDALAYPIRDGIPVMLEQEARTLTTDERLNK, encoded by the coding sequence TTGGATAAAAAACTGCTAGAAATTCTCGCCTGCCCTTTATGTAAAGGGGAGTTAAAGTATGACCAAGAGCATCAGGAGTTGATTTGCCGTCATGATGCTTTGGCTTATCCAATCCGGGATGGGATTCCAGTTATGCTTGAACAGGAAGCACGCACTTTAACAACAGACGAAAGATTAAATAAGTAA
- the kdsB gene encoding 3-deoxy-manno-octulosonate cytidylyltransferase has product MKFTVVIPARYASTRLPGKPLLLIGGKPMIQHVYQQALQSQATRVVVATDHQGIAEAVQSFGGEVCLTAANHPSGTDRVEEVARKLALADDEVVVNIQGDEPLIPPSVINQVAGLLGSQPKCEMATLIEPIAEVDDLFNPNVVKVVLNARGEASYFSRAPMPWSREQFNLAKPPNQLPSGPFYRHIGIYGYRVGLLHRYVNWPVAPTEQLECLEQLRALWQGVKIAVAQAVEVPPIGVDTEQDLAKVRQLVEEGNSNND; this is encoded by the coding sequence ATGAAATTCACCGTTGTCATACCTGCTCGTTATGCGTCAACCCGACTACCAGGTAAGCCATTACTGCTGATTGGTGGTAAGCCAATGATTCAGCATGTATATCAACAAGCATTACAAAGTCAGGCTACACGGGTAGTCGTCGCTACAGACCATCAAGGAATTGCTGAGGCAGTACAATCCTTTGGTGGTGAAGTTTGTCTAACTGCAGCCAATCATCCTTCAGGTACTGACCGGGTAGAAGAAGTGGCTAGAAAATTGGCTTTGGCTGATGATGAAGTGGTGGTGAACATTCAGGGGGATGAACCACTGATTCCTCCTTCAGTGATTAATCAAGTGGCTGGTTTGCTTGGCTCACAACCCAAATGCGAAATGGCCACGCTAATTGAGCCAATTGCTGAAGTTGATGACTTGTTCAATCCGAATGTTGTGAAAGTGGTATTAAATGCCCGAGGGGAAGCCAGTTACTTTAGTCGTGCGCCAATGCCTTGGAGCCGGGAGCAATTCAATTTAGCAAAGCCACCTAACCAGTTACCCTCAGGCCCTTTTTATCGGCATATTGGTATTTATGGTTATCGGGTGGGGCTGTTACATCGTTATGTTAACTGGCCTGTGGCGCCAACTGAGCAACTGGAGTGTTTGGAGCAGCTGCGGGCTCTATGGCAGGGCGTCAAAATAGCTGTGGCACAGGCAGTTGAGGTGCCACCTATTGGTGTTGATACGGAACAGGATCTAGCTAAGGTGCGGCAGCTGGTAGAAGAGGGAAATTCAAATAATGATTAG
- a CDS encoding low molecular weight protein-tyrosine-phosphatase: MISVMFVCLGNICRSPTAHGIFQQMVVDGGLADRIQVASSGTSAYHIGEPPDGRSQQAAKLRGYDLSWIRAQQVTLDDLEAYDYILAMDKSNLSALKQLAPVNHHNKLKLFMSFAQQQSEMEVPDPYYGGANGFAQVLDLVEMAAQGLLQQIKQEHQL, translated from the coding sequence ATGATTAGTGTGATGTTTGTATGCCTAGGCAATATCTGTCGATCACCGACAGCTCATGGCATATTTCAGCAGATGGTTGTAGATGGTGGGTTGGCTGACCGAATTCAAGTCGCCTCATCAGGTACCTCAGCTTATCATATTGGTGAGCCACCTGATGGCCGGTCTCAGCAGGCTGCTAAGCTGCGAGGCTATGACCTTAGCTGGATCCGGGCACAGCAAGTCACTCTTGATGATCTTGAGGCGTATGATTACATTCTGGCTATGGATAAAAGTAATTTATCCGCTTTAAAACAGCTGGCCCCAGTTAATCACCATAATAAACTAAAGCTATTTATGAGCTTTGCTCAGCAACAGAGCGAAATGGAAGTACCAGACCCTTACTATGGTGGAGCAAATGGCTTTGCCCAGGTGCTGGATTTAGTGGAAATGGCTGCACAAGGGTTGTTGCAGCAAATTAAGCAGGAACATCAGTTGTAA
- the murB gene encoding UDP-N-acetylmuramate dehydrogenase, producing MSLSVKRQVALQSHHTLGCPATTEYWVEVRSLSELTKAVRYAKSNQLMLLPLGGGSNVVFTQHFDGLIVKIAILGKQVGVQQNGQVIVEAGAGENWHQFVCWTLQQGLSGLENLSLIPGTVGAAPIQNIGAYGVELKEVMECLWAFNRETEEVKQFSVDECQFGYRESIFKQPDSPWIIAKVAFRLNTEFQPKLHYHPLSQLLADKPVTPELVSDTVCHVRASKLPDPLVLGNAGSFFKNPVISQTQLQAILQSYPEVPHYPAANDQVKLAAGWLIEQCNFKGQYRGDVGVHDKQALVIVNKGAATGNEVMALASQIVEKVSEQFGVELEVEPRVY from the coding sequence ATGTCTTTATCAGTAAAGCGCCAGGTCGCTCTGCAGTCTCATCATACGCTGGGATGTCCTGCCACGACAGAGTACTGGGTTGAAGTACGTTCGCTCAGTGAGCTGACCAAAGCGGTTCGATATGCGAAATCCAACCAATTAATGCTGCTTCCTTTAGGAGGGGGTAGTAATGTGGTGTTTACTCAACACTTTGATGGGCTGATCGTCAAAATAGCCATACTGGGCAAACAGGTTGGAGTTCAACAAAATGGTCAAGTGATTGTAGAAGCGGGTGCTGGTGAAAACTGGCATCAGTTTGTGTGTTGGACGCTTCAGCAAGGATTATCAGGCCTGGAAAACCTTTCATTGATTCCTGGCACAGTAGGGGCGGCTCCTATTCAAAATATTGGGGCTTATGGAGTTGAGTTAAAAGAAGTGATGGAATGCCTCTGGGCATTTAACCGGGAAACAGAAGAAGTTAAGCAGTTTTCTGTTGATGAGTGTCAATTTGGCTATCGAGAGAGTATTTTTAAGCAGCCAGATTCTCCCTGGATTATTGCTAAGGTTGCTTTTAGGCTAAATACTGAGTTTCAGCCAAAACTGCATTATCATCCATTGAGTCAGCTACTCGCTGATAAACCAGTAACACCCGAGCTAGTCAGTGATACTGTGTGCCATGTTCGTGCTAGCAAACTACCAGATCCTTTAGTACTGGGTAACGCAGGCAGTTTTTTTAAAAACCCAGTTATCTCCCAAACACAACTTCAGGCAATTCTTCAGTCTTACCCAGAAGTGCCCCACTATCCAGCAGCTAATGACCAGGTAAAACTGGCAGCTGGCTGGTTGATTGAACAGTGTAATTTCAAAGGCCAGTATCGAGGTGATGTGGGAGTGCACGATAAGCAGGCGCTAGTGATTGTTAATAAGGGAGCGGCTACAGGCAATGAAGTGATGGCGCTTGCCAGTCAGATTGTTGAAAAAGTAAGTGAACAATTTGGAGTTGAGTTGGAGGTAGAGCCAAGAGTGTACTGA
- the rne gene encoding ribonuclease E, with translation MKRMLINATQQEELRVALVDGQRLYDLDIESGSREQKKANIYKGKITRIEPSLEAAFVDFGAERHGFLPLKEIAREYFVNSPQGPGRLNIKDVVSEGQEIIIQVDKEERGNKGAALTTLVSLAGRYLVLMPNNPRAGGISRRIEGEERAELREAKSKLEIPPEMGVIIRTAGLGRTHEELQWDLNYLLRIWQSIKEASAQQPAPFLVFQESNVIIRAIRDYLRQDIGEVLIDDDAVHQEALKFVQQVIPQYQNRIKPYNDSTPLFNRFQIESQIETAFQREVKLPSGGSIVIDPTEALVSIDINSARATRGGDIEETALQTNLEAAEEIARQLRLRDIGGLVVIDFIDMGPIRNQREVENRMRELLQVDRARVQISRISRFGLMEMSRQRLRPSLGETSGVVCPRCNGQGSIRDVGSLSLSILRVVEEEAQKERTSEIRTQVPITIAAFLLNEKRSLITDIEQRYGIRVVVIPNPNLDTPHFEVQRLREDHLQTQTTESSYEIVSDLEPVDVELSTVRNTPKPEAAVKNIEPTEPAPVPAKPSLFKSIVSSLSGIFSPEETKVAPPPEAKEQRSYSQSRPQQQRQQQKPRSERSSERPAGRRSRSDYENKPSRGRDYDNKPSRESNQELTEETGYKKERPSRRSNPRYEDKAQPTTNKGRQENAAAQTQAVESDTPKRRPRNGSPNKRRSNRPSQRGREYNDNSQVTETTSEAQPTQTPAEAQQPTAPKVVETEAHSPTPTESQQPAVTEKQSLPATEASSEQKANAEPQKQPEPTDVKEEKPQPATVAEPTEQPSESQSAEAANTPQRRRRRRALNDPREARRQQAKQTTGKKQPEPSTQESVAVTFKPEATGEEVKPTKAEPEAQVNFTTSLVTEIKAPSEAEAKPAKTETAADKSKGQDTQQSTVNSEEAS, from the coding sequence ATGAAGAGAATGTTAATCAACGCAACTCAGCAGGAAGAGCTTAGAGTTGCCCTTGTTGATGGTCAGCGGTTATATGATTTAGATATTGAGTCTGGTTCAAGAGAACAAAAAAAAGCCAATATATACAAAGGAAAAATAACCCGTATCGAGCCCAGCCTGGAAGCAGCGTTTGTTGATTTTGGCGCTGAACGCCATGGTTTCCTCCCTCTCAAAGAAATTGCCAGAGAGTACTTTGTTAACTCACCTCAAGGTCCTGGCCGCCTCAACATCAAAGATGTTGTTTCTGAAGGTCAGGAGATCATTATTCAAGTTGATAAAGAAGAGCGCGGTAACAAAGGTGCAGCGTTAACTACCTTAGTCAGCCTGGCAGGTCGTTACTTGGTACTTATGCCAAATAACCCACGTGCTGGTGGCATTTCAAGGCGGATTGAAGGCGAAGAACGCGCTGAACTAAGAGAAGCCAAAAGCAAGCTAGAAATTCCACCAGAAATGGGGGTTATCATTAGAACTGCTGGCTTAGGCCGTACTCATGAAGAACTACAGTGGGATCTGAATTACCTACTGAGAATCTGGCAATCAATCAAAGAGGCGTCAGCTCAACAACCCGCTCCCTTTTTAGTCTTCCAGGAAAGCAATGTTATCATTCGTGCTATCCGCGACTATCTGCGCCAGGATATTGGTGAAGTATTGATTGATGATGATGCCGTTCATCAAGAAGCACTCAAGTTTGTGCAGCAGGTGATCCCTCAGTATCAAAATCGAATCAAACCCTATAATGACAGCACTCCTCTATTTAATCGCTTTCAAATTGAAAGCCAGATTGAAACTGCCTTCCAGCGGGAAGTGAAGCTACCTTCAGGCGGTTCGATTGTAATAGATCCAACTGAAGCATTAGTATCTATTGATATTAACTCTGCTCGGGCAACTCGTGGTGGTGATATTGAAGAAACAGCATTACAAACCAACCTTGAAGCCGCAGAGGAAATTGCTCGCCAGCTAAGACTAAGAGATATCGGCGGCCTGGTGGTGATTGACTTTATCGATATGGGCCCTATCCGTAATCAGCGGGAAGTAGAAAACCGTATGCGGGAACTTTTACAAGTGGATCGTGCACGGGTACAAATCAGTCGAATTTCTCGCTTTGGTTTAATGGAAATGTCCCGCCAGCGACTAAGACCCTCCTTAGGAGAAACCAGCGGGGTTGTCTGCCCACGCTGTAACGGTCAGGGATCTATCCGTGATGTTGGCTCACTGTCATTATCAATCCTGCGCGTGGTTGAAGAAGAGGCGCAAAAAGAACGCACCTCCGAAATCCGCACTCAGGTACCTATCACTATTGCCGCTTTCTTACTGAATGAGAAGCGCTCATTAATTACTGATATTGAGCAGCGCTATGGAATTCGTGTGGTTGTGATTCCTAATCCAAACTTAGACACACCTCACTTTGAAGTGCAGCGCCTCAGAGAGGATCATTTACAAACTCAAACAACTGAAAGCAGCTACGAGATTGTCAGCGATCTAGAGCCAGTAGATGTTGAGCTTTCAACTGTTCGCAACACACCTAAGCCAGAAGCAGCAGTTAAAAACATTGAGCCAACTGAGCCTGCGCCAGTACCCGCTAAGCCAAGTTTATTTAAGTCTATTGTCAGCTCTTTATCTGGCATTTTTAGCCCAGAAGAAACTAAAGTAGCCCCTCCACCAGAGGCTAAGGAGCAGCGCAGCTACAGCCAATCGCGGCCACAGCAGCAGCGTCAACAGCAAAAGCCTCGTTCCGAGCGCTCTAGTGAACGCCCAGCAGGTCGTCGAAGCCGCTCTGACTATGAGAATAAGCCTAGCCGAGGCCGTGACTACGACAACAAACCTAGCCGAGAAAGTAACCAAGAACTCACTGAAGAGACAGGTTACAAAAAAGAGCGCCCCTCTCGTCGCTCAAACCCTCGCTATGAAGACAAGGCGCAGCCAACCACCAACAAAGGCCGCCAGGAAAATGCTGCGGCACAAACACAGGCTGTTGAAAGTGACACACCAAAGCGTCGCCCTAGAAACGGCTCACCCAACAAGCGTCGTAGCAATCGCCCTTCACAGCGAGGACGTGAGTACAATGACAACTCACAGGTAACTGAGACAACCTCTGAAGCTCAGCCCACACAAACTCCAGCTGAGGCACAACAGCCCACTGCACCCAAAGTAGTTGAGACTGAAGCTCACAGTCCTACACCTACTGAGTCACAACAACCTGCTGTTACAGAAAAACAGTCGTTACCAGCTACTGAAGCTAGCTCCGAGCAAAAAGCTAACGCTGAACCACAAAAGCAACCAGAGCCAACTGATGTAAAAGAAGAAAAGCCACAGCCAGCGACTGTTGCTGAGCCAACAGAGCAGCCTAGTGAAAGCCAGTCTGCCGAAGCAGCAAACACTCCCCAAAGACGCCGGAGACGTCGAGCGTTAAATGATCCAAGAGAAGCACGTCGTCAGCAGGCAAAGCAAACGACTGGCAAGAAGCAGCCTGAGCCATCTACTCAAGAGTCTGTCGCTGTTACTTTTAAACCAGAAGCAACTGGAGAAGAAGTAAAGCCCACTAAAGCAGAGCCAGAAGCCCAGGTTAACTTTACAACATCTTTGGTCACTGAGATCAAAGCACCCAGTGAAGCTGAAGCAAAGCCTGCCAAGACTGAAACTGCCGCTGACAAAAGTAAAGGACAAGATACTCAGCAGTCTACTGTCAACTCAGAGGAAGCAAGCTGA